The proteins below come from a single Streptomyces sp. B3I8 genomic window:
- a CDS encoding acyl-CoA dehydrogenase family protein, translating into MRRTVFNEDHEAFRETLRAFIEAEVVPAYDEWFTQGIVPREFYYKLAELGLFGINVPEEFGGAGLESHKFEAVQYEETARAGVTFGGSGVHVLLALPYIKMLATDEQKKRYLPKFVSAEEMWAIAMTEPGTGSDLAGMKTTAKLSEDGTHYVLNGAKTFITGGVHADRVIVCARTAPSTAEDRRFGISLFAVDTKSEGYSVGRKLDKLGLKTSDTAELAFVDVKVPAEDLLGEENKGFHYLGANLPSERWGIAFGAYAQAKAAVRFAKEYVQDRTVFGKTVASFQNTKFELAACQAEVDAAEAVADRALEALDAGELTAAEAASAKLFCTEVAHRVIDRCLQLHGGYGYMNEYPIARLYADNRVNRIYGGTSEIMKSIIAKNMGL; encoded by the coding sequence GTGCGCCGTACGGTGTTCAACGAGGATCACGAGGCGTTCCGGGAGACCCTCCGCGCCTTCATCGAGGCCGAGGTCGTACCGGCGTACGACGAGTGGTTCACGCAGGGCATCGTGCCCCGCGAGTTCTACTACAAGCTCGCCGAGCTGGGCCTCTTCGGCATCAACGTGCCCGAGGAGTTCGGCGGCGCCGGTCTGGAGAGCCACAAGTTCGAGGCCGTCCAGTACGAGGAGACCGCCCGCGCGGGCGTCACCTTCGGCGGCTCCGGCGTGCACGTCCTGCTCGCGCTCCCCTACATCAAGATGCTCGCCACCGACGAGCAGAAGAAGCGCTACCTGCCGAAGTTCGTCTCCGCCGAGGAGATGTGGGCGATCGCGATGACCGAGCCGGGCACCGGCTCCGACCTCGCCGGCATGAAGACCACCGCCAAGCTCAGCGAGGACGGCACGCACTACGTCCTCAACGGCGCCAAGACCTTCATCACCGGCGGCGTCCACGCCGACCGCGTCATCGTCTGCGCCCGCACCGCCCCGTCGACCGCCGAGGACCGCCGCTTCGGCATCTCCCTCTTCGCCGTCGACACCAAGTCCGAGGGCTACTCGGTCGGCCGCAAGCTGGACAAGCTGGGCCTGAAGACCTCCGACACCGCCGAGCTCGCGTTCGTCGACGTCAAGGTCCCGGCCGAGGACCTGCTCGGCGAGGAGAACAAGGGCTTCCACTACCTCGGCGCCAACCTGCCCTCCGAGCGCTGGGGCATCGCCTTCGGCGCGTACGCGCAGGCCAAGGCCGCCGTCCGGTTCGCCAAGGAGTACGTGCAGGACCGCACGGTCTTCGGCAAGACCGTCGCCAGCTTCCAGAACACCAAGTTCGAGCTGGCCGCCTGCCAGGCCGAGGTGGACGCCGCCGAGGCGGTCGCCGACCGCGCCCTGGAGGCCCTGGACGCCGGTGAGCTGACGGCGGCCGAGGCCGCCTCCGCCAAGCTGTTCTGCACCGAGGTCGCCCACCGCGTCATCGACCGCTGCCTCCAGCTCCACGGCGGCTACGGCTACATGAACGAGTACCCGATCGCCCGCCTGTACGCCGACAACCGGGTCAACCGCATCTACGGCGGCACCAGCGAGATCATGAAGTCGATCATCGCGAAGAACATGGGCCTGTGA
- a CDS encoding acyl-CoA thioesterase II: protein MSQALQSLLDLLDLERIEQDIFRGPSRPAVVPRVFGGQVAAQALVAAGRTVPEDRHAHSLHAYFLRPGDPGAPIVYTVDRIRDGRSFTTRRVVAVQHGQPIFHLSASFQLLEEGLDHQAPMPSAPDPAALPTSAERLRAYDHLPPLVVERFLEAREAVDLRYVDEPPYGRFGEPREPHSQVWFRTNGKLEGATDTPLLHVVLATYVSDMTLLDSVLLAHGRGGWAVGDVVGASLDHAMWFHRPFRADEWLLYDQESPSASGGRGLGQARIYTQDGTLAISVIQEGVVRVPREH, encoded by the coding sequence ATGAGTCAGGCACTTCAGTCGCTGCTCGATCTGCTCGACCTCGAGCGCATCGAGCAGGACATCTTCCGCGGCCCCTCCCGGCCCGCCGTCGTCCCCCGGGTCTTCGGCGGGCAGGTCGCCGCGCAGGCGCTGGTCGCCGCCGGCCGCACGGTCCCCGAGGACCGGCACGCGCACTCCCTGCACGCGTACTTCCTGCGGCCCGGCGACCCCGGCGCGCCGATCGTCTACACCGTCGACCGCATCCGCGACGGCCGTTCCTTCACCACCCGGCGGGTGGTCGCGGTCCAGCACGGGCAGCCGATCTTCCACCTCTCCGCCTCCTTCCAGCTGCTGGAAGAGGGGCTGGACCACCAGGCCCCGATGCCGTCCGCCCCGGACCCGGCGGCCCTGCCCACCTCCGCCGAACGGCTGCGCGCCTACGACCACCTGCCCCCGCTGGTCGTCGAACGGTTCCTGGAGGCCCGCGAGGCGGTCGACCTGCGGTACGTCGACGAGCCGCCGTACGGCCGCTTCGGCGAGCCGCGCGAGCCGCACTCCCAGGTGTGGTTCCGCACCAACGGCAAGCTGGAGGGCGCGACCGACACGCCCCTGCTGCACGTCGTCCTCGCCACCTACGTCTCCGACATGACCCTCCTCGACTCCGTCCTGCTCGCGCACGGCCGGGGCGGCTGGGCGGTCGGGGACGTCGTCGGCGCCTCGCTGGACCACGCGATGTGGTTCCACCGGCCCTTCCGGGCCGACGAGTGGCTGCTGTACGACCAGGAGTCCCCGTCGGCCTCCGGAGGGCGCGGCCTGGGCCAGGCCCGCATCTACACCCAGGACGGCACCCTGGCGATATCGGTGATCCAGGAGGGCGTGGTCCGCGTCCCGCGGGAACACTGA
- a CDS encoding phosphatase has translation MPIPGTSPSRADLIAHLVRTRIAGDVATPRENNLSHYRKLANGDRNFWLGLELGDRWTDEQDVLAVMAERVGVNDDPEYRYGQDTIDPELTVDALDRMAARLRKAADGRQRVLFATGHPGGLLDVHRATAAALRAAGCDIVVIPEGLRTDEGYVWQLADVAVLEHGASLWHTHSGDPMRAILQGLERDGDPAPDLVVADHGWAGRAAQDGVDAVGYADCNDPALFLAESEGTLQVAVPLDDHVTSPRHYDPMTAYLLDQAGLL, from the coding sequence ATGCCGATACCCGGGACGTCCCCCAGCCGCGCCGACCTCATCGCCCATCTCGTCCGCACCCGCATCGCGGGCGACGTCGCCACCCCCCGCGAGAACAACCTCTCCCACTACCGCAAACTGGCCAACGGCGACCGCAACTTCTGGCTCGGGCTGGAGCTCGGCGACCGCTGGACCGACGAGCAGGACGTCCTCGCGGTCATGGCGGAACGCGTCGGCGTCAACGACGACCCCGAGTACCGCTACGGCCAGGACACCATCGACCCCGAGCTCACCGTCGACGCCCTGGACCGCATGGCGGCCCGGCTGCGCAAGGCCGCCGACGGCCGTCAGCGCGTCCTGTTCGCCACCGGTCACCCCGGCGGCCTCCTGGACGTCCACCGTGCCACCGCCGCCGCCCTGCGCGCCGCCGGCTGCGACATCGTCGTGATCCCCGAGGGCCTGCGGACCGACGAGGGGTACGTCTGGCAACTCGCCGACGTCGCCGTCCTCGAACACGGTGCCAGCCTCTGGCACACCCACTCGGGCGACCCGATGCGGGCGATCCTCCAGGGCCTGGAGCGCGACGGCGACCCGGCGCCCGACCTGGTCGTCGCCGACCACGGCTGGGCCGGCCGCGCCGCCCAGGACGGCGTCGACGCCGTCGGTTACGCCGACTGCAACGACCCCGCCCTCTTCCTCGCCGAGTCCGAGGGCACGCTCCAGGTCGCCGTCCCCCTCGACGACCACGTCACCAGCCCCCGCCACTACGACCCGATGACGGCGTACCTGCTGGACCAGGCGGGGCTGCTCTGA
- a CDS encoding TetR/AcrR family transcriptional regulator, translated as MATRTDAPTRREQILKEAARLFAERGFHGVGVDEIGAAVGISGPGLYRHFAGKDAMLAELLVGISGQLLTGGRRRAAEAAGDPEAVLDSLIEGHIDFALDDRPLITLHDRELDRLRDTDRKLVRQLQRQYVELWVEVLREVYPGVLEAVARAAVHAVFGLLNSTPHMGARPRALPGRAATAELLRGMARGAFASAAGSPAESPATG; from the coding sequence ATGGCCACGAGAACCGACGCGCCCACCCGACGCGAGCAGATCCTCAAGGAAGCCGCCCGCCTCTTCGCCGAACGCGGCTTCCACGGCGTGGGCGTCGACGAGATAGGCGCCGCGGTCGGCATCAGCGGCCCCGGGCTCTACCGGCACTTCGCCGGCAAGGACGCGATGCTGGCGGAACTGCTGGTCGGGATCAGCGGGCAGCTCCTGACCGGCGGCCGAAGGCGGGCCGCGGAGGCGGCCGGCGACCCCGAGGCGGTGCTCGACTCGCTCATCGAGGGCCACATCGACTTCGCGCTCGACGACCGCCCGCTCATCACCCTGCACGACCGCGAGCTGGACCGCCTCCGCGACACCGACCGCAAGCTCGTACGGCAGCTGCAACGGCAGTACGTGGAGCTGTGGGTGGAGGTGCTGCGGGAGGTGTATCCGGGGGTACTGGAAGCCGTCGCCCGGGCGGCGGTCCACGCGGTCTTCGGCCTGCTGAACAGCACGCCGCACATGGGCGCCCGGCCGCGTGCGCTGCCGGGCCGCGCGGCGACGGCGGAGCTGCTGCGGGGCATGGCCCGCGGCGCGTTCGCCTCGGCGGCGGGGTCGCCTGCGGAGTCGCCTGCGACGGGCTGA
- a CDS encoding carboxyl transferase domain-containing protein gives MQQAPELTSAADPASAAWQANEAAHRALVEELRGRLAAARAGGGERARARHTARGKLLPRDRVDTLLDPGSPFLELAPLAAEGMYEGQAPAAGVIAGIGRISGRACVIVANDATVKGGTYYPMTVKKHLRAQEVALENRLPCVYLVDSGGAFLPMQDEVFPDREHFGRIFYNQARMSGAGIPQIAAVLGSCTAGGAYVPAMSDEAVIVRGQGTIFLGGPPLVKAATGEVVTAEELGGGEVHSRTSGVTDHLAEDDAHALRIVRNIVSTLPARGELPWEVTAAVEPKVDPYGLYGAVPVDSRTPYDVREVIARVVDGSRFAEFKAEYGQTLVTGFARIHGHPVGIVANNGILFSESAQKGAHFIELCDQRGIPLVFLQNISGFMVGRDYEAGGIAKHGAKMVTAVACTRVPKLTVVIGGSYGAGNYSMCGRAYSPRFLWMWPGAKISVMGGEQAASVLATVKRDQLEGRGEEWPAEDEEAFRAPIRAQYERQGNAYYATARLWDDGVIDPLETRQVLGLALTACAHAPLPAKADGFGVFRM, from the coding sequence ATGCAACAGGCACCGGAGCTGACCAGCGCGGCAGACCCCGCGTCGGCGGCCTGGCAGGCCAACGAGGCGGCGCACCGCGCGCTCGTGGAGGAGCTGCGCGGCAGGCTCGCCGCGGCCCGCGCGGGCGGCGGCGAGCGGGCCCGCGCCCGGCACACCGCGCGCGGCAAGCTGCTGCCCCGGGACAGGGTGGACACCCTGCTCGACCCGGGCTCGCCCTTCCTGGAGCTGGCCCCGCTGGCCGCCGAGGGGATGTACGAGGGGCAGGCCCCGGCGGCGGGAGTGATCGCCGGGATCGGGCGGATCAGCGGGCGCGCGTGCGTGATCGTCGCCAACGACGCCACGGTCAAGGGCGGCACGTACTACCCGATGACGGTGAAGAAGCACCTGCGCGCCCAGGAGGTCGCGCTGGAGAACCGGCTGCCGTGCGTCTACCTGGTCGACTCCGGCGGCGCCTTCCTGCCGATGCAGGACGAGGTCTTCCCCGACCGCGAGCACTTCGGGCGGATCTTCTACAACCAGGCCCGCATGTCCGGCGCCGGCATCCCCCAGATCGCGGCGGTGCTCGGCTCCTGCACGGCCGGCGGGGCGTACGTCCCGGCGATGAGCGACGAGGCGGTGATCGTCCGGGGTCAGGGCACGATCTTCCTGGGCGGCCCCCCGCTGGTGAAGGCGGCCACGGGCGAGGTCGTCACCGCCGAGGAGCTGGGCGGCGGCGAGGTCCACTCGCGCACCTCGGGCGTCACCGACCACCTCGCGGAGGACGACGCGCACGCGCTGCGGATCGTGCGGAACATCGTCTCCACGCTCCCTGCGCGCGGGGAGCTGCCCTGGGAGGTCACCGCGGCCGTCGAGCCGAAGGTGGACCCCTACGGGCTGTACGGGGCGGTGCCGGTCGACTCCCGCACGCCGTACGACGTACGGGAGGTCATCGCCCGCGTGGTGGACGGCTCGCGGTTCGCGGAGTTCAAGGCGGAGTACGGCCAGACCCTGGTCACCGGCTTCGCCCGGATCCACGGCCACCCGGTCGGCATCGTCGCCAACAACGGCATCCTGTTCTCCGAGTCCGCCCAGAAGGGCGCGCACTTCATCGAACTGTGCGACCAGCGCGGCATCCCGCTGGTGTTCCTGCAGAACATCTCCGGCTTCATGGTCGGCAGGGACTACGAGGCGGGCGGCATCGCCAAGCACGGCGCCAAGATGGTCACGGCGGTCGCCTGCACGCGCGTCCCGAAGCTCACGGTCGTGATCGGCGGGTCGTACGGCGCGGGGAACTACTCGATGTGCGGCAGGGCGTACTCGCCGCGCTTCCTGTGGATGTGGCCCGGCGCCAAGATCTCGGTGATGGGCGGCGAGCAGGCCGCCTCCGTCCTCGCCACGGTCAAGCGCGACCAGTTGGAGGGGCGCGGCGAGGAGTGGCCGGCCGAGGACGAGGAGGCCTTCAGGGCCCCGATCCGCGCCCAGTACGAGCGGCAGGGCAACGCCTACTACGCCACGGCCCGGCTGTGGGACGACGGCGTGATCGACCCGCTGGAGACCCGCCAGGTGCTCGGCCTGGCCCTGACCGCGTGCGCCCACGCCCCGCTGCCGGCCAAGGCGGACGGCTTCGGCGTCTTCCGGATGTGA
- a CDS encoding biotin carboxylase N-terminal domain-containing protein, which translates to MFDTVLVANRGEIAVRVIRTLRALGVRTVAVFSDADAGARHVREADTAVRLGPAPAAESYLSVERLLDAAARSGAQAVHPGYGFLAENAGFARACAEAGLVFIGPSADAIALMGDKIRAKETVKAAGVPVVPGSSGSGLTDAELAAAALEIGVPVLLKPSAGGGGKGMRLVRDTGALAEEIAAARREARASFGDDTLLVERWVDRPRHIEIQVLADTHGNVVHLGERECSLQRRHQKIVEEAPSVLLDEATRAAMGEAAVQAARSCGYRGAGTVEFIVPGGDPSSYYFMEMNTRLQVEHPVTEFVTGLDLVEWQVRVAAGEPLPFRQEDVRLAGHAVEARLCAEDPTRGFLPSGGRVLALREPRGDGVRTDSGLSEGTEVGSLYDPMLSKVIAYGPDRATALRRLRAALADTVTLGVPTNAGFLRRLLAHPAVVAGELDTGLVEREAEGLVPDGVPEEVYEAAAAVRLDALAPRARGWTDPFSVPSGWRLGGRPAPVSFDLRVAGLDPVTHTPRGTHHVTADRVTVTLDGVTHTFHHAADWLGRDGDAWQVRDHDPVAASLTRAAHAGADALTAPMPGTVTVVKVAVGDEVAAGQSLLVVEAMKMEHVISAPHAGTVAELDVTPGTTVAMDQVLAVLAPIEEGQE; encoded by the coding sequence ATGTTCGACACGGTGCTGGTGGCCAACCGGGGCGAGATCGCCGTCCGCGTGATCCGCACCCTGCGGGCGCTGGGCGTGCGCACGGTGGCCGTCTTCTCCGACGCGGACGCAGGTGCCCGCCACGTCCGCGAGGCCGACACGGCGGTCCGGCTGGGCCCGGCACCGGCGGCCGAGAGCTACCTGTCGGTGGAGCGGCTGCTGGACGCCGCCGCCCGCAGCGGCGCGCAGGCGGTGCACCCGGGGTACGGCTTCCTCGCGGAGAACGCCGGCTTCGCGCGCGCGTGCGCCGAGGCGGGGCTGGTCTTCATCGGCCCGTCCGCCGACGCGATCGCCCTGATGGGCGACAAGATCCGCGCCAAGGAGACGGTGAAGGCGGCCGGGGTCCCGGTCGTGCCCGGCTCCAGCGGCTCGGGGCTCACCGACGCGGAACTGGCGGCGGCGGCCCTGGAGATCGGCGTGCCCGTGCTGCTCAAGCCCAGCGCGGGCGGCGGCGGCAAGGGCATGCGGCTGGTGCGGGACACCGGGGCGCTGGCGGAGGAGATCGCCGCCGCCCGCCGCGAGGCCCGCGCCTCCTTCGGCGACGACACCCTCCTGGTCGAGCGCTGGGTCGACCGCCCCCGGCACATCGAGATCCAGGTCCTGGCCGACACGCACGGGAACGTGGTGCACCTGGGCGAGCGCGAGTGCTCCCTGCAGCGCCGCCACCAGAAGATCGTCGAGGAGGCGCCCAGCGTCCTGCTCGACGAGGCCACGCGCGCGGCGATGGGCGAGGCGGCCGTCCAGGCGGCCCGCTCCTGCGGCTACCGGGGCGCGGGCACGGTCGAGTTCATCGTGCCCGGCGGCGACCCGTCGTCGTACTACTTCATGGAGATGAACACCCGCCTCCAGGTGGAGCACCCGGTGACCGAGTTCGTCACGGGCCTCGACCTGGTCGAGTGGCAGGTGCGGGTCGCCGCCGGCGAGCCGCTGCCGTTCCGCCAGGAGGACGTCCGCCTCGCCGGCCACGCGGTGGAGGCCCGGCTCTGCGCGGAGGACCCGACCCGTGGCTTCCTCCCCTCCGGCGGCCGGGTGCTGGCGCTGCGCGAGCCGCGGGGCGACGGGGTGCGCACCGACTCGGGGCTCAGCGAGGGCACGGAGGTCGGCAGCCTGTACGACCCGATGCTGTCCAAGGTGATCGCCTACGGCCCCGACCGCGCGACCGCGCTGCGCAGGCTGCGGGCCGCCCTCGCGGACACGGTGACGCTGGGCGTGCCGACCAACGCGGGCTTCCTGCGCCGGCTGCTGGCCCACCCGGCGGTGGTGGCGGGCGAGTTGGACACGGGCCTGGTGGAGCGCGAGGCCGAGGGCCTGGTGCCGGACGGGGTGCCGGAGGAGGTCTACGAGGCCGCCGCGGCGGTACGCCTGGACGCGCTCGCGCCGCGCGCGCGGGGCTGGACCGACCCGTTCTCGGTGCCCAGCGGCTGGCGCCTGGGCGGCCGGCCCGCGCCGGTCTCCTTCGACCTGCGTGTCGCGGGGCTCGACCCCGTGACGCACACCCCGCGCGGCACGCACCACGTCACCGCCGACCGCGTGACGGTCACGCTGGACGGCGTCACGCACACCTTCCACCACGCCGCCGACTGGCTCGGCCGGGACGGCGACGCGTGGCAGGTGCGGGACCACGACCCGGTCGCCGCCTCGCTCACCCGCGCCGCGCACGCCGGGGCGGACGCCCTGACCGCGCCCATGCCCGGCACGGTGACGGTGGTGAAGGTGGCCGTCGGGGACGAGGTGGCGGCCGGGCAGAGCCTGCTGGTGGTGGAGGCGATGAAGATGGAGCACGTCATCTCCGCCCCGCACGCCGGCACCGTCGCCGAGCTGGACGTCACCCCGGGCACGACGGTCGCCATGGACCAGGTGCTCGCCGTGCTGGCACCGATCGAGGAGGGTCAGGAATGA
- a CDS encoding hydroxymethylglutaryl-CoA lyase, producing MTVDTLGLPMAVPAPGLPARVRIHEVGARDGLQNESMTVPTAVKAEFIRRLADAGLTTIEATSFVHPEWVPQLADAEKLFPQVSELPVALPVLVPNARGLERALALGARRVAVFASATESFARANLNRTVDEALAMFAPVVSRAKAEGGHVRGYLSMCFGDPWEGPVPAAQVVRVCRALLDLGCDELSLGDTIGVATPGQVTALLSALNEAGVPTEALGVHFHDTYGQALSNTLAALQHGVTVVDASAGGLGGCPFAKSATGNLATEDLVWMLRGLGIETGVDLGRLVATSEWMAAHLGRPSPSRTVRALSPRAAQAESQAASRAASDAASHKEQ from the coding sequence ATGACGGTGGACACACTCGGACTTCCCATGGCCGTGCCCGCTCCGGGCCTGCCGGCCAGGGTCCGCATCCACGAGGTCGGCGCACGCGACGGCCTGCAGAACGAGTCGATGACGGTACCGACGGCGGTGAAGGCCGAGTTCATCCGCCGCCTCGCCGACGCGGGCCTGACGACGATCGAGGCGACGAGCTTCGTGCACCCCGAGTGGGTGCCCCAACTCGCCGACGCCGAGAAGCTGTTCCCCCAGGTGAGCGAGTTGCCGGTGGCCCTGCCGGTGCTCGTCCCGAACGCACGCGGCCTGGAGCGGGCGCTCGCGCTGGGCGCCCGCCGGGTCGCCGTCTTCGCCAGCGCCACGGAGTCCTTCGCCAGGGCCAACCTCAACCGCACGGTGGACGAGGCCCTGGCGATGTTCGCCCCGGTGGTCTCCCGGGCGAAGGCGGAGGGCGGCCACGTCCGCGGCTATCTCTCCATGTGCTTCGGCGACCCCTGGGAGGGCCCGGTCCCGGCGGCCCAGGTGGTCCGCGTCTGCCGGGCCCTGCTGGACCTGGGGTGCGACGAACTGAGCCTGGGCGACACGATCGGCGTGGCCACCCCCGGCCAGGTGACGGCACTGCTGTCCGCGCTGAACGAGGCCGGGGTGCCCACGGAGGCGCTCGGCGTCCACTTCCACGACACCTACGGCCAGGCCCTCTCCAACACCCTGGCCGCCCTCCAGCACGGCGTCACCGTCGTGGACGCCTCCGCGGGCGGCCTCGGCGGCTGCCCGTTCGCCAAGTCCGCCACCGGAAACCTCGCCACCGAGGACCTGGTGTGGATGCTCCGGGGTCTCGGCATAGAGACCGGGGTCGACCTCGGCCGTCTCGTCGCCACGAGCGAGTGGATGGCCGCCCACCTGGGCCGCCCGAGCCCGTCCCGTACCGTCCGCGCCCTGTCCCCCCGGGCCGCCCAAGCCGAATCCCAGGCCGCATCCCGGGCCGCCTCCGACGCCGCCTCCCACAAGGAGCAGTGA
- a CDS encoding acyl-CoA dehydrogenase family protein, which yields MDHKLSPELEELRRTVEEFAHDVVAPKIGDFYERHEFPYEIVREMGRMGLFGLPFPEEYGGMGGDYFALGIALEELARVDSSVAITLEAGVSLGAMPLHLFGTEEQKREWLPRLCAGEILGAFGLTEPEGGSDAGATRTTARLDEKTDEWVINGTKCFITNSGTDITGLVTVTAVTDRKPDGRPVISSIIVPSGTPGFTVAAPYSKVGWNASDTRELSFADVRVPAANLLGELGRGYAQFLRILDEGRVAIAALATGLAQGCVDESVKYAKERKAFGRHIGAYQAIQFKIADMETKAHTSRLAWRDAASRLVSGDPFKKEAALAKLYSSTIAVDNAREATQIHGGYGFMNEYPVARMWRDAKILEIGEGTSEVQRMLIARELGLPS from the coding sequence ATGGACCACAAGCTCTCCCCCGAGCTGGAAGAACTCCGCCGCACGGTCGAGGAGTTCGCCCACGACGTCGTCGCCCCCAAGATCGGCGACTTCTACGAGCGGCACGAGTTCCCCTACGAGATCGTCCGCGAGATGGGGCGGATGGGCCTGTTCGGGCTGCCGTTCCCGGAGGAGTACGGCGGCATGGGCGGCGACTACTTCGCGCTCGGCATCGCCCTGGAGGAGCTGGCCCGGGTCGACTCCTCCGTCGCCATCACCCTGGAGGCCGGGGTCTCGCTCGGCGCCATGCCGCTGCACCTGTTCGGCACCGAGGAGCAGAAGCGCGAGTGGCTCCCCCGGCTGTGCGCGGGCGAGATCCTGGGCGCGTTCGGCCTGACCGAACCCGAGGGCGGCTCGGACGCGGGGGCGACGCGCACCACGGCCCGCCTGGACGAGAAGACGGACGAGTGGGTGATCAACGGCACCAAGTGCTTCATCACCAACTCGGGCACGGACATCACCGGCCTGGTCACGGTGACGGCGGTGACGGACCGCAAGCCGGACGGCAGGCCGGTCATCTCCTCGATCATCGTCCCGTCCGGTACCCCGGGCTTCACGGTCGCGGCACCGTACTCCAAGGTCGGCTGGAACGCGTCGGACACCCGTGAGCTGTCCTTCGCCGACGTCCGCGTCCCGGCGGCCAACCTGCTCGGTGAACTGGGCCGGGGCTACGCCCAGTTCCTGCGCATCCTGGACGAGGGCCGGGTGGCGATCGCCGCGCTGGCCACCGGTCTGGCGCAGGGCTGCGTGGACGAGTCGGTGAAGTACGCCAAGGAGCGCAAGGCGTTCGGCCGTCACATCGGCGCGTACCAGGCCATCCAGTTCAAGATCGCCGACATGGAGACCAAGGCGCACACCTCCCGACTGGCCTGGCGTGACGCGGCCTCCCGGCTGGTCTCCGGCGACCCCTTCAAGAAGGAGGCCGCCCTGGCGAAGCTGTACTCCTCCACGATCGCGGTCGACAACGCCCGTGAGGCCACCCAGATTCACGGCGGATACGGCTTCATGAACGAGTACCCGGTGGCGCGCATGTGGCGTGACGCCAAGATCCTGGAGATCGGCGAGGGCACCAGCGAGGTCCAGCGCATGCTGATCGCAAGGGAGTTGGGCCTGCCGAGCTGA